Proteins from a single region of Apium graveolens cultivar Ventura chromosome 7, ASM990537v1, whole genome shotgun sequence:
- the LOC141670924 gene encoding transcription factor TCP5-like has product MINSSRGKNVQAKQEAETGDIKSSSTTTSSSRQWAGFKNPRIVRVSRSFGGKDRHSKVCTIRGLRDRRIRLSVPSAIQLYDLQDRLGLNQPSKVVDWLLDVTKDDIDQLPPLQIPPGDFTQFYQQTLAPRHELNTPQSSVPPFFSTNSEFMKDGGNQLFGRQELRINDSDEDSQTVATRKSKYWANLDTDSRGKNKEVERENIVNNKWDVPSNVQENVGGNSVGYIPQLSAQNFLPLVNQFPFPGLISNTMAYNWEPPSLSLSQLGSQVYPSQVQSQSSTHSASLPPVAHPTPSQLIFYPPATTPIFPPQYPAYVTSSIENDPRNANHFQFISSGTRNIAPNSVVSPFRFINPFNINTKENLQNNNDTAK; this is encoded by the coding sequence ATGATCAACAGTTCAAGGGGAAAAAATGTGCAAGCCAAGCAAGAAGCTGAAACCGGTGACATCAAATCATCGAGTACCACTACATCAAGTTCAAGGCAATGGGCTGGATTTAAAAATCCAAGAATTGTACGCGTTTCGCGTTCTTTTGGAGGGAAAGACAGGCATAGCAAAGTGTGCACCATAAGGGGTCTAAGAGACAGAAGGATTAGACTTTCAGTACCTTCGGCAATTCAGCTGTATGATCTACAAGACAGACTTGGACTCAATCAACCTAGCAAAGTTGTAGATTGGCTTCTTGATGTCACTAAAGATGATATTGATCAACTCCCACCACTTCAGATACCACCAGGAGATTTCACTCAGTTCTATCAGCAAACCCTAGCTCCTCGTCACGAGCTGAATACCCCTCAGTCTTCTGTCCCTCCATTTTTCAGTACAAACTCCGAATTTATGAAAGATGGAGGAAATCAATTATTTGGGAGACAAGAACTTAGAATCAATGACAGTGATGAGGATAGTCAAACAGTGGCCACAAGAAAGTCGAAATACTGGGCTAATCTGGATACTGATTCAAGAGGCAAAAACAAAGAGGTTGAACGAGAGAATATCGTGAATAACAAGTGGGATGTTCCATCAAATGTGCAAGAAAATGTTGGTGGTAATAGTGTAGGCTACATCCCACAACTTTCAGCTCAAAATTTTCTCCCATTAGTCAATCAATTTCCCTTTCCGGGCCTCATAAGTAACACCATGGCATACAATTGGGAGCCTCCAAGTTTATCTCTATCCCAATTGGGAAGTCAAGTGTACCCTTCACAAGTTCAATCCCAAAGCTCTACTCATTCAGCTTCATTACCTCCTGTGGCTCATCCAACTCCATCTCAACTTATTTTCTATCCACCAGCAACAACGCCAATATTTCCCCCTCAATATCCTGCTTACGTGACTTCTTCAATTGAGAATGATCCAAGAAATGCTAACCACTTTCAGTTCATTAGCTCAGGTACGCGGAATATTGCACCAAATTCAGTTGTGTCACCTTTTCGTTTCATCAATCCTTTCAATATTAATACGAAGGAAAATTTGCAAAACAACAACGATACAGCAAAATAA